Proteins encoded together in one Dechloromonas sp. HYN0024 window:
- a CDS encoding acetyl-CoA hydrolase/transferase family protein — protein MSVQALYQQKRMSAADAIRVVKNGDTIVVPTAVGEPPSLLTALSDARRDFRDVQISQILAVRKYGYLDPETVEHVRHTAYFYSGATRPGAKEGWVDFIPAYFSEMPELLNRGLMPADVVFSMASPMDEHGFFSLALAADYTMAAIRRARVVVLEVNPNVPFANGDCHIHVSQVAALCESDDPILEVGLPKIGPVQEAIGKYVADMIPDGATLQIGYGGIPDAVVMQLTDKRDLGIHTEMVGDGIMSLVEAGVVTNRKKNYHQGKMLATFALGSKKLYQFMHRNPALEMHPVDFTNDPYLAGKNDNLHAINATMQIDFLGQCGSESLGPIPYSGTGGQSDFVRAANRSNGGKAFIVLPSTAKDDTISRIVPTLSPGTHVSTSKNDINYVVTEFGVAQLRGKTAKQRTEALIGIAHPNFRSELREAAKRLKLL, from the coding sequence ATGTCAGTTCAGGCTTTGTACCAGCAAAAACGTATGTCCGCCGCCGATGCCATTCGTGTTGTCAAGAATGGTGACACCATTGTTGTCCCGACGGCGGTCGGGGAGCCGCCCAGCCTGCTGACTGCCCTCTCCGATGCCCGTCGCGATTTCCGTGATGTGCAGATTTCGCAGATTCTTGCTGTCCGGAAGTACGGCTATCTCGACCCCGAAACGGTCGAGCATGTTCGTCACACTGCCTATTTCTACAGCGGTGCGACGCGTCCGGGTGCCAAGGAAGGTTGGGTCGATTTCATTCCGGCTTATTTTTCGGAAATGCCGGAGTTGCTCAATCGCGGCCTGATGCCGGCCGATGTCGTATTCAGCATGGCCTCGCCGATGGATGAGCACGGATTCTTCTCGCTGGCGCTGGCCGCCGACTACACCATGGCGGCGATTCGTCGGGCGCGCGTCGTGGTGCTTGAAGTCAATCCGAACGTACCTTTCGCCAATGGCGACTGCCATATTCATGTTTCACAGGTGGCGGCGCTGTGCGAGAGCGATGATCCGATTCTCGAAGTCGGCCTGCCCAAAATTGGTCCGGTTCAGGAGGCCATCGGCAAGTACGTCGCCGACATGATCCCCGATGGGGCAACGCTGCAGATCGGCTATGGCGGCATTCCTGACGCCGTGGTCATGCAACTGACTGACAAGCGCGATCTCGGTATCCATACCGAAATGGTCGGCGATGGCATCATGTCGCTGGTCGAGGCGGGTGTCGTCACCAACCGGAAAAAGAACTACCACCAGGGCAAGATGCTGGCTACTTTCGCGCTCGGTTCGAAGAAGCTCTACCAGTTCATGCACCGCAATCCGGCCCTCGAGATGCATCCGGTCGATTTCACCAATGACCCCTATCTGGCTGGCAAGAACGACAACCTGCATGCCATCAACGCGACGATGCAGATCGACTTTCTCGGCCAGTGCGGCTCGGAAAGTCTCGGTCCGATTCCCTACTCGGGTACCGGCGGTCAGTCCGATTTCGTGCGGGCAGCCAACCGCTCCAATGGTGGCAAGGCTTTCATCGTGCTGCCGTCAACGGCCAAGGATGACACCATTTCCCGCATCGTCCCGACGCTGTCGCCGGGAACTCATGTGTCGACCAGCAAGAATGATATCAACTATGTCGTCACCGAATTCGGGGTGGCTCAGCTGCGCGGCAAAACCGCCAAGCAACGTACCGAGGCACTGATCGGCATCGCCCATCCGAATTTCCGCAGCGAGCTGCGTGAAGCGGCAAAACGCCTGAAATTGCTGTGA
- the htpX gene encoding protease HtpX: MKRIFLFLATNLAVMLVLSVATSLLGVNRFLTANGLNVGMLFVFAAVIGFGGAFISLLMSKTMAKWSTGARVIESPSSSTEMWLVDTVARLSKRAGLPMPEVAIYDGEPNAFATGASKNSSLVAVSTGLLQGMTRDEAEAVLAHEVAHIANGDMVTMTLIQGVVNTFVVFLSRIVGYVVDGFLRRGDSENSGPGIGYMVTSMICEVVFGLLASILVAWFSRQREFRADAGAAGLMGSPVPMQNALRRLGSLHTDPLPQSMAASGIAGGSSWMALFSTHPPLEERIAALGGR, from the coding sequence ATGAAACGTATCTTTCTCTTTCTTGCTACCAACCTGGCGGTCATGCTGGTGCTCAGCGTCGCTACCAGCTTGCTTGGCGTCAATCGCTTCCTGACCGCGAACGGCCTCAATGTCGGCATGCTGTTTGTCTTTGCCGCCGTGATCGGCTTTGGCGGTGCCTTCATTTCGCTGCTGATGTCGAAAACCATGGCCAAATGGAGTACCGGGGCACGGGTTATCGAGTCGCCCAGTTCATCGACGGAAATGTGGCTGGTTGACACGGTCGCCCGTTTGTCCAAACGGGCCGGTCTGCCCATGCCGGAGGTCGCCATCTACGACGGTGAGCCGAATGCCTTTGCCACCGGCGCCAGCAAAAACAGTTCGCTGGTCGCCGTATCGACCGGTCTGCTCCAGGGTATGACGCGTGATGAAGCTGAAGCCGTATTGGCCCACGAGGTCGCCCACATTGCCAATGGTGACATGGTGACGATGACCCTCATTCAGGGGGTGGTGAATACCTTCGTTGTCTTCCTGTCCCGCATCGTCGGCTATGTGGTCGATGGCTTCCTGCGGCGCGGTGATAGCGAAAATTCCGGGCCGGGCATTGGCTACATGGTGACCAGCATGATCTGCGAAGTGGTCTTCGGCTTGCTCGCCAGCATCCTCGTTGCCTGGTTCTCGCGGCAGCGCGAGTTTCGTGCCGATGCCGGTGCCGCCGGCCTGATGGGCTCGCCGGTGCCGATGCAGAATGCTTTGCGTCGCCTGGGCAGCCTGCATACCGATCCCTTGCCGCAAAGCATGGCGGCTTCGGGAATTGCCGGTGGCAGCAGCTGGATGGCGCTGTTTTCGACCCATCCGCCGCTGGAAGAACGGATTGCTGCACTGGGCGGTCGTTAA
- the lipA gene encoding lipoyl synthase, which yields MAENDNPGSTKQKGVKQKGELKTARIPIKIVPVDTPLRKPEWIRVKAGNSAGRFGEIKTMLREKKLHTVCEEAACPNIGECFGRGTATFMILGDICTRRCPFCDVGHGQPLPPNPEEPRELAESVAMLKLRYVVITSVDRDDLRDGGAQHFVDVISHVRELSPTTTVETLVPDFRGRMDVALDVLGGALPDVLNHNMETVPRLYKQARPGADYKHSLEFLKQFKARYPAVSTKSGLMVGLGETDEEILDVMRDLRAHNVEMLTIGQYLAPSGHHLPVTRYVHPDTFKMFEEEAKKMGFTGAACAPMVRSSYWADQQAHSAGVA from the coding sequence ATGGCTGAGAACGACAACCCCGGCAGCACCAAGCAAAAAGGTGTCAAACAAAAGGGCGAACTAAAAACGGCGCGCATCCCGATCAAGATCGTGCCGGTCGACACCCCGCTGCGCAAACCCGAGTGGATACGCGTCAAGGCCGGCAACAGCGCCGGTCGCTTCGGCGAAATCAAGACCATGCTGCGCGAGAAGAAACTGCACACCGTCTGCGAAGAAGCGGCCTGCCCCAACATCGGTGAATGCTTCGGGCGCGGCACGGCAACCTTCATGATCCTCGGCGACATCTGCACCCGCCGCTGCCCGTTCTGCGACGTCGGCCACGGCCAACCGCTGCCGCCCAATCCGGAGGAGCCCCGGGAACTGGCGGAATCAGTCGCCATGCTCAAGCTTCGTTATGTCGTGATCACCAGCGTCGACCGTGACGATCTGCGCGATGGCGGCGCCCAGCACTTTGTCGACGTGATCAGCCATGTCCGCGAACTGTCGCCGACCACCACCGTTGAAACCCTGGTTCCCGACTTTCGTGGCCGCATGGATGTCGCCCTCGATGTCCTCGGCGGCGCCCTGCCCGACGTCCTCAACCACAACATGGAAACTGTGCCCCGCCTCTACAAGCAGGCCCGCCCCGGCGCTGACTACAAGCACTCGCTGGAATTCCTGAAACAATTCAAGGCCCGCTATCCTGCCGTTTCAACGAAATCCGGCCTGATGGTCGGTCTCGGTGAAACCGATGAAGAAATTCTCGACGTCATGCGCGACCTGCGCGCCCATAACGTCGAAATGCTCACCATCGGCCAGTATCTTGCCCCATCCGGCCATCACCTGCCGGTCACCCGCTACGTTCATCCTGACACCTTCAAGATGTTTGAGGAAGAAGCCAAGAAGATGGGGTTTACGGGTGCTGCTTGTGCCCCGATGGTTCGTTCAAGCTACTGGGCCGACCAGCAGGCACACAGCGCCGGGGTTGCCTGA
- a CDS encoding YMGG-like glycine zipper-containing protein — MTEHNIVAKRLGLVVGAVFLGACTVFPTGPTVMVLPGTGYSIEAFRGDDMACREYAHYQIGGKTAENASRESAITSAAVGTAIGAVAGAAIGGHRGVGAGAGAGLLLGSAVGADSARASGVGTQRQYDNAYIQCMYAKGHRVPVPANMAVPRSTARTPDASIPPPPPGSPPPPPPNVR; from the coding sequence ATGACCGAACATAATATTGTTGCCAAGCGCCTTGGGCTTGTTGTCGGTGCTGTCTTTCTGGGTGCCTGTACCGTTTTTCCGACAGGGCCAACAGTCATGGTTCTGCCCGGTACCGGCTATTCGATCGAAGCCTTCCGCGGCGACGACATGGCCTGCCGTGAATATGCCCATTATCAGATTGGCGGCAAGACGGCTGAAAATGCATCCAGGGAATCGGCGATCACCAGTGCCGCCGTCGGAACGGCCATCGGTGCAGTGGCCGGGGCCGCTATCGGCGGGCATCGCGGTGTTGGTGCCGGGGCCGGGGCTGGCTTGCTGCTCGGTAGTGCCGTTGGCGCTGACAGCGCCCGTGCCTCGGGTGTAGGTACCCAGCGTCAATACGACAATGCGTACATCCAGTGCATGTACGCCAAGGGACACCGTGTGCCGGTGCCGGCCAACATGGCGGTTCCGCGATCTACAGCGCGGACGCCAGATGCCAGCATCCCGCCGCCGCCGCCGGGTTCACCGCCGCCACCGCCGCCCAACGTCCGATAG
- the lipB gene encoding lipoyl(octanoyl) transferase LipB codes for MTPIIKRLGHVDYAPTFQAMQDFTATRTSATPDEIWIVEHPPVYTLGQAGKPEHILHDVGIPIVKIDRGGQVTYHGPGQVVLYLLLDLARLKLKVRELVTAIEQAVIDLLGQYGVTAERRDGAPGVYVGDAKIAALGLRIRNGCSYHGVSLNVDMDLSPFAAINPCGYAGLKVIQTKDLNIPLTAHEAGEQLSQYLRQQLDKQHG; via the coding sequence GTGACACCCATCATCAAACGTCTGGGGCATGTCGATTACGCGCCGACCTTCCAGGCCATGCAGGATTTCACGGCAACCCGGACAAGCGCGACGCCAGACGAAATCTGGATCGTCGAACACCCGCCGGTCTATACCCTCGGTCAGGCCGGCAAGCCGGAACACATCCTGCACGATGTCGGCATCCCCATCGTCAAGATCGACCGCGGCGGCCAGGTCACCTACCACGGCCCCGGTCAGGTTGTGCTTTACCTGCTGCTTGACCTCGCCCGCCTGAAACTCAAGGTACGCGAACTGGTTACTGCCATCGAGCAGGCGGTCATCGATCTGCTGGGCCAATACGGCGTCACCGCCGAACGACGCGACGGGGCGCCCGGCGTCTATGTTGGTGACGCCAAGATCGCCGCGCTCGGCCTGCGTATCCGTAACGGCTGTTCGTATCATGGCGTCTCGCTCAACGTCGACATGGATCTTTCCCCCTTCGCCGCCATCAATCCCTGCGGCTATGCCGGGCTGAAAGTCATCCAGACCAAAGACCTGAACATTCCGCTCACGGCTCATGAGGCCGGCGAGCAACTCTCTCAATACTTGCGACAGCAACTGGACAAACAACATGGCTGA
- a CDS encoding LysR family transcriptional regulator produces the protein MTPLNYKHLHYFWVVAQEGSITRAADRLGVAVQTISGQLSLLEKQLGKALFNSQGRGLVLSEAGRVAQGYADQIFQLGEALTEAVESSGSASTLRLRAGISDGIPKLLAYRLLSTVTSMPTDVRLICDEGEFETLLADLALHRLDVVLTDRPAPASANLKVFSTPLGEFATGLFAIPALAERYRDNFPACLEGAPLLLPTRHNALRGRIDRWLESTNILPKIVGEFEDSALLTTFGRGGLGIFPAPLALAEQVAHQLEAVPLGAMSGVSELIYAISNERRIRHPAVEVLCAAAPQGVLEPRV, from the coding sequence ATGACGCCACTCAACTATAAACATCTCCATTATTTCTGGGTCGTTGCTCAGGAAGGCAGCATCACTCGCGCCGCCGATCGACTTGGCGTTGCGGTCCAAACCATCAGCGGCCAGCTTTCGCTGCTCGAAAAGCAGCTCGGCAAGGCACTGTTCAACAGTCAGGGACGGGGATTGGTCCTCAGCGAGGCAGGTCGGGTAGCACAGGGCTACGCCGATCAGATTTTCCAGCTCGGCGAAGCCCTCACCGAGGCGGTCGAAAGCAGTGGCAGCGCGTCGACGCTGCGCCTGCGCGCCGGGATTTCCGATGGCATCCCCAAGTTGCTCGCCTATCGCCTGCTATCGACCGTCACCAGCATGCCGACCGATGTGCGCCTGATCTGCGATGAAGGCGAATTTGAAACCTTGCTCGCCGACCTCGCCCTGCATCGACTCGATGTCGTACTGACCGACCGGCCCGCCCCGGCCAGCGCCAATCTCAAGGTGTTCAGCACGCCGCTGGGCGAATTCGCCACCGGTCTGTTCGCCATCCCGGCATTGGCCGAACGCTACCGGGACAATTTCCCGGCCTGCCTGGAGGGTGCCCCACTCCTCCTGCCAACCCGCCACAATGCACTGCGTGGCCGTATCGATCGCTGGCTCGAAAGCACCAATATCCTGCCAAAAATCGTCGGGGAATTCGAAGACAGCGCCTTACTGACCACCTTCGGGCGCGGCGGGCTGGGCATCTTTCCGGCTCCGCTGGCCCTGGCCGAGCAAGTCGCCCACCAGCTGGAAGCAGTGCCGCTCGGGGCCATGAGCGGCGTCAGCGAACTCATCTACGCCATCTCCAACGAGCGGCGCATCCGCCACCCCGCCGTCGAGGTGCTTTGCGCTGCTGCGCCGCAAGGCGTCCTTGAGCCAAGGGTATAA
- a CDS encoding D-alanyl-D-alanine carboxypeptidase family protein yields the protein MSQFRKTAFLALSLVFAAQALAQQLPAPPTLAAKSWLLLEVGSNQVLTAEKSDERLEPASLTKLMTAYLTFAALHKKTLALEQPLPVSEKAWRTGGSKMFVRVDTQVAVEDLIKGMIVQSGNDACVTLAEGIAGSEENFAQMMNREAQRLGMNASSFRNSTGLPDPAHYTTARDLSLLASALIRDFPEEYKKYYSMKEYTYNKITQPNRNRLLYLDPTVDGVKTGHTEAAGYCLISSALRDKRRLLSVVLGTTSDSARASESQKLLNWGYISYDAVSLYARGQAVATLRVWKGAQREVKAGFTSDLAIAVPKGYADKVNSEFVAEPRLIAPIEAGQKLGMLKVTIDGKVYGEYPVAALEKVEIGNIFIRIMDTIRLWFN from the coding sequence ATGTCGCAGTTCCGCAAGACCGCCTTCCTCGCCCTGAGCCTCGTTTTCGCCGCCCAAGCCCTGGCTCAGCAACTCCCCGCTCCCCCGACGCTCGCCGCCAAGTCCTGGTTGCTGCTCGAAGTCGGCTCGAATCAGGTGCTCACCGCCGAAAAATCAGACGAGCGGCTTGAGCCCGCCTCGCTGACCAAGCTGATGACGGCTTACCTGACCTTCGCCGCCCTGCACAAGAAAACCCTGGCCCTTGAACAGCCCCTGCCGGTCTCGGAAAAAGCCTGGCGTACCGGTGGATCGAAGATGTTCGTCCGGGTCGATACGCAAGTAGCGGTCGAAGACCTGATCAAGGGCATGATCGTCCAGTCGGGCAATGATGCCTGCGTCACGCTGGCCGAAGGCATCGCCGGCAGCGAGGAGAACTTCGCCCAGATGATGAATCGTGAAGCCCAGCGCCTGGGCATGAATGCCTCCAGCTTCCGCAATTCGACCGGTTTGCCCGACCCTGCCCACTACACCACGGCGCGCGACCTCTCCCTGCTTGCCTCGGCACTGATCCGCGACTTCCCCGAGGAGTACAAAAAGTACTACTCGATGAAGGAATACACCTACAACAAGATCACCCAGCCGAACCGCAACCGTCTGCTCTATCTCGACCCTACGGTTGATGGCGTCAAGACCGGCCATACCGAAGCGGCCGGCTACTGTCTGATCTCCTCGGCCCTGCGCGACAAGCGTCGCCTGCTCTCGGTCGTTCTCGGGACGACCTCGGATAGCGCCCGGGCCAGCGAGTCGCAGAAACTGCTGAACTGGGGCTACATCTCCTACGACGCCGTGTCGCTGTACGCCAGGGGCCAGGCCGTCGCCACGCTACGCGTCTGGAAGGGGGCTCAGCGCGAGGTCAAGGCCGGCTTCACCAGCGATCTGGCGATCGCCGTGCCCAAAGGCTACGCCGACAAGGTCAACTCAGAATTCGTCGCCGAACCCCGCCTGATCGCCCCGATCGAGGCCGGCCAGAAACTTGGCATGCTCAAGGTCACCATCGACGGCAAGGTTTATGGCGAATATCCCGTCGCCGCCCTTGAAAAAGTGGAAATCGGCAACATCTTCATTCGTATCATGGATACCATCCGCCTCTGGTTCAACTAA
- a CDS encoding YbeD family protein, whose product MASYKDTLLEFPCEFPLKIMGKADDGLAQVVLDIVTVHAPDFDGATMEMRASSGGNYLSLTCTVVARSKPQLDALYTDLSGHPLIKVVL is encoded by the coding sequence ATGGCTTCGTACAAGGACACGCTTCTCGAATTTCCCTGTGAATTCCCCCTGAAAATCATGGGCAAGGCCGATGATGGTCTGGCCCAGGTCGTCCTCGACATCGTCACCGTTCACGCGCCGGACTTCGACGGTGCCACCATGGAAATGCGCGCCAGCTCGGGCGGCAACTACCTGAGCCTGACGTGCACGGTGGTCGCCCGCTCCAAGCCGCAACTCGATGCGCTCTATACCGACCTGAGCGGCCACCCGCTCATCAAGGTCGTGCTCTAA
- a CDS encoding D-amino acid aminotransferase produces MTPYVADPVYLNGQFLPLAEAGISPLDRGFLYGDGVYEVIPVYSRRAFRIEEHLKRLQSTLDGIRLTNPLTTDGWKAVVVKLIEGAPWSDQSIYLQVSRGADNKRDHAFPPATVPPTAFAFASPLVTTPADVRTKGVAAITVPDLRWARCDLKVISLLANVLARQQAVEQGCAEALLMRDGYMKEGAASNIFVVRDGVLCAPPKTELMLPGITYDVILELAAQHGQPVRIAEIEETELRAADEVWMTSSTKEILAITTLDGKPVGNGPHAGQPGPLGQQMWQWYQDFKNTVMRKG; encoded by the coding sequence GTGACCCCTTACGTCGCCGATCCCGTTTACCTTAACGGACAGTTCCTGCCTTTGGCCGAAGCGGGCATTTCGCCGCTCGACCGCGGCTTTCTGTACGGCGATGGTGTCTATGAGGTGATCCCGGTCTATTCCCGGCGGGCTTTCCGCATCGAAGAGCACCTCAAGCGACTTCAATCCACACTGGACGGGATCAGGCTGACCAACCCCCTGACGACCGATGGCTGGAAAGCGGTGGTGGTCAAACTGATCGAAGGTGCGCCCTGGAGCGACCAGTCGATCTACCTGCAAGTCAGCCGCGGTGCCGACAACAAGCGGGATCATGCCTTCCCGCCCGCCACCGTGCCGCCAACCGCCTTTGCCTTCGCCTCGCCTTTGGTGACAACGCCGGCCGATGTGCGCACCAAGGGGGTTGCCGCGATCACGGTGCCCGACCTGCGCTGGGCACGTTGCGACCTCAAGGTCATCTCCCTGCTGGCCAACGTGCTGGCCCGGCAACAAGCCGTCGAGCAAGGCTGTGCCGAGGCCCTGCTGATGCGCGACGGCTACATGAAGGAAGGGGCTGCATCAAACATCTTCGTGGTCAGGGACGGCGTCCTGTGCGCCCCACCCAAGACCGAGCTGATGCTGCCCGGCATCACCTACGACGTCATCCTTGAACTGGCAGCGCAACATGGCCAACCCGTCAGAATCGCAGAAATCGAAGAAACTGAACTTCGCGCTGCCGACGAGGTCTGGATGACCTCATCAACCAAAGAAATCCTCGCCATCACGACGCTGGACGGCAAACCGGTCGGCAATGGACCCCATGCCGGCCAGCCCGGCCCACTCGGGCAGCAGATGTGGCAGTGGTATCAGGATTTCAAGAACACCGTAATGCGTAAAGGCTGA
- a CDS encoding class I SAM-dependent RNA methyltransferase produces MNKYFAICPRGLEEHLLEELRDVGGEELRTTHGGVFFSGDWSVCYRANLESRLATRILWHIVKGPYAKEDDIYRLAVRQLWPNHFDVTRTMRVVTTAIKCPLKSLDFVTLRVKDAICDRFREDRGDRPNIETRHPDVSIHVFLSENECTLYLDTSGQPLWQRGFRKASVDAPLKENLAAGILKITGWKPGIPLVDPMCGSGTFLLEAVQIALDRAPGLDRGFAFEMLRNFEALNWANIRQAADARVKPAEPMDIRGYDIDDKAVRATRRNLQEAGFGNVVTVDREDLLETQPLTDHGILVTNPPYGERIGEQDELAAFYPELGSALKKHWAGWNCFFFTADLRLPKLVGLKPSRKTPLFNGPLECRLFEIRMVAGSNRKP; encoded by the coding sequence ATGAACAAATATTTTGCTATCTGCCCGCGCGGGCTGGAAGAACATCTGCTCGAAGAACTGCGTGACGTCGGCGGTGAAGAGTTGCGGACGACGCATGGCGGCGTTTTCTTCAGTGGTGACTGGTCGGTCTGCTATCGCGCCAACCTTGAATCCCGGCTGGCGACACGCATCCTGTGGCATATCGTCAAGGGACCGTACGCCAAGGAAGACGATATCTATCGACTGGCCGTCCGCCAGTTGTGGCCGAATCATTTCGATGTGACGCGGACGATGCGCGTGGTGACGACGGCGATCAAGTGTCCGCTCAAATCGCTCGACTTCGTCACGCTGCGTGTCAAGGACGCCATCTGCGACCGTTTTCGCGAGGATCGCGGTGACCGCCCGAATATTGAAACACGCCATCCGGATGTCAGCATCCATGTCTTTTTGTCCGAAAACGAATGCACGCTGTATCTCGATACTTCCGGCCAGCCCTTGTGGCAGCGTGGTTTTCGCAAGGCCAGCGTAGATGCGCCGCTGAAGGAAAACCTGGCTGCCGGGATTCTGAAAATCACTGGCTGGAAGCCCGGCATACCCCTGGTTGATCCCATGTGCGGCAGTGGTACCTTCCTGCTTGAGGCGGTGCAGATTGCGCTCGACCGCGCCCCCGGACTGGATCGTGGTTTTGCCTTTGAAATGCTGCGCAATTTCGAGGCCCTCAACTGGGCGAACATTCGCCAGGCCGCCGATGCTCGCGTCAAGCCGGCCGAGCCGATGGATATCCGGGGCTACGACATTGACGACAAGGCTGTGCGAGCGACCCGGCGCAATCTTCAGGAAGCTGGCTTTGGCAATGTCGTGACGGTGGATCGGGAAGACCTGCTGGAAACACAGCCGCTCACCGATCACGGCATTCTGGTGACCAATCCACCCTACGGTGAGCGGATCGGCGAACAGGATGAACTGGCCGCTTTCTATCCCGAGCTCGGTTCGGCGCTGAAAAAACATTGGGCTGGCTGGAACTGTTTCTTCTTCACAGCTGACCTGCGTTTGCCTAAACTGGTCGGACTCAAGCCGAGTCGCAAAACGCCATTGTTCAACGGTCCGCTCGAGTGCCGCCTGTTTGAAATTCGCATGGTCGCGGGGAGCAATCGCAAGCCGTGA